A single window of Corallincola holothuriorum DNA harbors:
- a CDS encoding DUF2956 domain-containing protein has translation MTKYKKGGPSSETVQESDALAKATQRPGQTKEQTKLIAQGIQKGIELYKKQHKAKLREQDKRKKRAKRSDASADQADSASPDEAKSGYRQHPLPWILLSLSWLSMGAYLFHSLGANG, from the coding sequence ATGACGAAGTATAAGAAAGGAGGGCCTTCCTCCGAGACTGTTCAAGAATCGGACGCGTTAGCAAAAGCGACCCAAAGGCCCGGACAAACCAAAGAACAGACAAAATTGATTGCTCAAGGGATCCAAAAAGGGATCGAGCTCTATAAGAAGCAACATAAAGCCAAGTTGAGAGAGCAGGACAAACGTAAGAAAAGGGCCAAACGCAGTGACGCCTCGGCCGACCAGGCAGATAGTGCAAGCCCAGATGAGGCTAAGTCAGGGTACCGTCAACACCCGCTACCTTGGATATTACTGTCGCTGTCTTGGTTAAGTATGGGCGCTTATCTGTTTCATTCGTTGGGAGCTAATGGATGA
- a CDS encoding DUF1415 domain-containing protein has product MTDTVAAHPQTGVITKAVEHWLQQVVIGLNLCPFAAAPSRRGAVRIQVTTATSHAGLSDALLDEMILLDESPVEQLETSLLVIPEMLQRFDEYNQYLDLAEGLLEQYDRDGIYQIASFHPDYCFAGAAPDDAENLTNRAPYPILHLIREEQMERVLRHYPNPEQIPERNIRCVSDLTEQQKRELFAYLY; this is encoded by the coding sequence ATGACGGATACCGTCGCTGCGCACCCTCAGACAGGAGTTATTACCAAGGCCGTTGAGCATTGGCTGCAGCAGGTGGTTATTGGGCTTAACCTGTGCCCATTTGCTGCCGCGCCAAGTCGTCGTGGAGCTGTGCGGATCCAGGTGACAACAGCCACCTCCCACGCTGGGCTCTCGGACGCCTTGCTCGATGAGATGATCTTGCTGGATGAGTCTCCGGTGGAGCAGTTAGAAACGTCGCTTCTGGTTATCCCGGAGATGCTGCAACGTTTTGATGAATACAATCAATATCTGGATCTTGCTGAAGGTTTACTTGAACAATATGATCGTGACGGCATTTATCAGATCGCCAGCTTCCATCCTGATTACTGCTTTGCCGGCGCAGCCCCTGATGATGCCGAAAACCTCACCAACCGCGCACCGTATCCGATCTTACATCTGATCCGCGAAGAACAGATGGAAAGGGTGTTGCGTCACTATCCCAACCCCGAGCAGATCCCAGAGCGTAATATCCGTTGTGTCAGTGATCTCACAGAGCAGCAGAAGCGTGAGTTGTTTGCTTATCTCTACTAG
- a CDS encoding DUF5062 family protein: protein MKKLKNEQQLVKLALKVGQNYAVNRGFSDFPETAHAKEKIECIYRLLVSDGLVTPLPEDQEDAQSLRHRLAVWVMKKLPPEHPLLQ from the coding sequence TTGAAGAAGCTAAAAAATGAACAACAGTTGGTGAAGCTTGCTTTGAAGGTTGGCCAGAATTATGCGGTCAATCGCGGCTTTTCAGATTTTCCAGAAACGGCGCACGCGAAGGAAAAAATCGAGTGTATCTATCGCCTGTTAGTATCCGATGGCTTGGTGACGCCACTTCCTGAAGACCAAGAAGATGCCCAGTCTTTGCGTCATCGATTGGCCGTTTGGGTGATGAAAAAACTACCGCCAGAGCACCCCCTGCTGCAGTAA
- a CDS encoding nucleotidyltransferase domain-containing protein, with translation MAYSDCFNDLIREFSELPQVDAILLAGSRGAERADPDSDYDVYVYLNRALPVEQRKAITDRHCQMMELNNQFWETEDDGVLNDGVEIELIYRGLEWLEGELSRVVELHQVGVGYTTCFWANLLDSKILFDRTGKATELQSRFNVPYPPLLKQAIVDKCFPLMKAQIPAYYHQLKKALKREDRISVNHRIAEMLAAYFDMLFAVNEIPHPGEKRMLSLLLAKGNKFPVGLQDDLQQLLEGAATGGEELLAVVERMTIALQTLLEQEGLK, from the coding sequence ATGGCATATTCAGACTGCTTTAATGACTTAATCCGGGAATTCTCCGAATTACCGCAAGTGGATGCTATTTTACTGGCGGGCTCCCGTGGCGCGGAGCGTGCGGATCCCGATTCAGATTATGATGTGTACGTTTACCTCAATCGCGCTCTGCCGGTAGAGCAACGTAAGGCGATTACCGATCGTCATTGTCAGATGATGGAGCTAAACAATCAGTTCTGGGAAACAGAAGATGATGGCGTGCTCAATGACGGCGTCGAGATCGAGCTTATATATCGCGGCCTGGAGTGGCTGGAAGGCGAGCTAAGTCGCGTGGTTGAACTTCATCAGGTCGGTGTTGGCTACACCACCTGTTTCTGGGCCAATTTACTCGATTCAAAGATCCTGTTTGATCGCACCGGTAAGGCGACTGAGTTACAGTCGCGTTTTAACGTGCCATACCCGCCACTGTTAAAGCAGGCTATTGTCGACAAGTGCTTTCCATTGATGAAAGCGCAGATCCCTGCTTACTATCATCAGTTGAAAAAAGCGCTGAAACGAGAAGACAGGATCAGTGTCAATCATCGTATCGCCGAGATGTTAGCTGCCTATTTTGACATGTTGTTTGCGGTCAATGAGATCCCCCACCCCGGCGAGAAGCGCATGTTGTCACTGCTGTTAGCCAAGGGGAACAAGTTCCCTGTCGGTCTACAAGATGATTTGCAGCAGTTGTTGGAAGGTGCAGCCACGGGAGGCGAGGAGCTACTCGCTGTGGTTGAGCGAATGACTATCGCGTTGCAAACCTTGTTAGAACAAGAAGGGTTGAAATAA
- a CDS encoding DUF2157 domain-containing protein — MRISKQNLKDAAHADIVSSDQVDALWSFLLNSQRDKAEFSFTHLLYYFGGLIAIGAMVIFVILAEETFGGLGFSVVSFCYMAVAFWLLRRFAAEQQSTAAGICGAFIVVVTPMVFYGLQQALGLWPDHTLYREHQWSTEWLFLSLSLSALVMGLVLVWRFRYPFVVMPMTVTLWYSLVYLAIVSSDNSNDWDFRVLASLWAGLIMLLLALVIDIKNRSHQDYSFWLYMLGTISFWLGLTALGDGEQWETVTYLLINLSMMVVGIVLMRRIFVVCGALGCCLYLGHLASDVFQDSWLFPLALTGLGGCVVYLGILWQKHEAGVIDYCWQHLPNTVTKYLSHLRQ, encoded by the coding sequence ATGAGAATATCTAAACAGAATTTAAAGGATGCGGCGCACGCCGATATTGTTTCGAGCGATCAGGTGGATGCATTGTGGTCCTTTTTGCTGAACAGCCAACGTGACAAAGCAGAATTTAGTTTCACGCACCTTCTTTACTACTTCGGCGGCCTTATCGCTATTGGCGCCATGGTGATTTTTGTCATCTTGGCAGAAGAGACGTTCGGTGGTCTTGGCTTCTCAGTGGTCAGCTTTTGCTACATGGCGGTCGCTTTTTGGTTGTTAAGGCGGTTTGCCGCAGAGCAACAGTCTACTGCCGCTGGTATTTGTGGCGCCTTTATCGTGGTGGTGACGCCGATGGTTTTTTATGGTTTGCAGCAAGCTCTAGGCTTGTGGCCAGACCATACGCTTTATCGTGAACATCAGTGGTCGACAGAGTGGCTTTTTCTTTCTTTGTCACTCTCAGCTTTGGTGATGGGGCTGGTGTTGGTATGGCGCTTTCGTTATCCATTTGTGGTCATGCCCATGACCGTGACGCTATGGTATTCGTTGGTGTATTTGGCGATTGTAAGTTCCGATAACTCAAATGATTGGGACTTCCGAGTACTGGCTTCATTATGGGCTGGTTTGATAATGCTGTTGCTGGCACTCGTCATAGATATCAAGAACCGCTCTCATCAGGATTACTCTTTCTGGTTGTATATGTTGGGCACCATTTCGTTTTGGTTGGGGCTCACCGCGCTCGGAGATGGGGAGCAGTGGGAGACCGTCACCTACCTGCTGATAAACTTAAGTATGATGGTGGTTGGTATAGTGTTGATGAGGCGTATCTTTGTTGTTTGTGGTGCGTTGGGGTGTTGCTTATATCTCGGGCATTTGGCCAGCGATGTATTTCAAGACAGTTGGCTTTTTCCGCTGGCATTAACTGGATTAGGGGGTTGTGTGGTTTACCTGGGGATCCTTTGGCAAAAACATGAAGCGGGAGTTATCGATTATTGTTGGCAGCACTTGCCTAACACGGTGACGAAATATTTAAGCCACTTACGACAGTGA